In Streptomyces chartreusis NRRL 3882, the following are encoded in one genomic region:
- a CDS encoding pectinesterase family protein yields the protein MSELRSKPRHRRSRTALAVGVPLALTAAGTLAYGTDLGVLGSTAQQASAAVPAWAADTADGFASVNSRGQNGTYGGRDGKTVTVKTQADLEKYATATEPYVIVVAGTINMNPVGKEIKVQSDKTIVGSGTSGHIVGGGFFLGQGVHNVIIRNLTIRDSYQGVWNDKDHDFDAVQMDGAHHVWIDHNDLRHMADGLIDVRKDSTNVTVSWNKLSDNNKTFGIGWTENVKTDITIHHNWIRETEQRNPSTDNAAHAHLYNNFLEDAPGTDIKSSYGNYSRGATKMVLENSLFQGIKNPVIKDSAAAIVQRGNSFSGTSGRNESGGTAFDPKAYYPYSLDKAADLPSILRSGAGPRASIGTTAAASTKAAAATTLTVAKDGSGQYTTVQAAVNAVPANNPSRVVIAVKPGTYRETVRVPSNKPHVTIQGTGGSRKDTTIVYNNASGTPKPGGGTYGTGGSATVAVEADDFQARNLTISNDFDEKANQNLSGQQAVALRTAADKVFLDGIIVSGDQDTLLLDTAAKDKLGRVYVSNSYVIGNVDFIFGRATAVVDKSVITLKKRWNGDSAGYVTAPSTAANRKGILIANSTVNGDVSNGSFYLGRPWHAGGDASLDPQTTVRNTNLSAAIKSTPWTDMSGFSWKDDRFAEYKNTGAGAGPATSDRPHLTDAQAANQEVADWLAGWTPSAS from the coding sequence ATGAGTGAGCTGCGCAGCAAGCCCCGGCACCGCAGAAGCCGCACGGCCCTGGCGGTCGGCGTCCCGCTGGCCCTGACCGCCGCCGGCACCCTCGCGTACGGCACCGACCTCGGCGTCCTCGGCTCCACCGCCCAGCAGGCCTCCGCCGCCGTCCCGGCCTGGGCCGCCGACACCGCCGACGGGTTCGCCTCCGTCAACTCCCGCGGGCAGAACGGGACGTACGGCGGCCGGGACGGCAAGACGGTCACCGTGAAGACGCAGGCCGATCTGGAGAAGTACGCGACGGCCACCGAGCCGTACGTGATCGTCGTCGCCGGCACGATCAACATGAACCCGGTCGGCAAAGAGATCAAGGTGCAGTCCGACAAGACCATCGTCGGGTCCGGGACCTCCGGGCACATCGTCGGCGGCGGGTTCTTCCTCGGCCAGGGCGTGCACAACGTGATCATCCGGAACCTGACCATCCGGGACTCGTACCAGGGTGTGTGGAACGACAAGGACCACGACTTCGACGCCGTCCAGATGGACGGCGCCCACCACGTCTGGATCGATCACAACGATCTGCGGCACATGGCCGACGGGCTCATCGACGTCCGCAAGGACAGCACGAACGTCACCGTCTCCTGGAACAAGCTGAGCGACAACAACAAGACCTTCGGCATCGGCTGGACCGAGAACGTCAAGACGGACATCACGATCCACCACAACTGGATCCGCGAGACCGAGCAGCGCAACCCGTCCACCGACAACGCCGCCCACGCGCACCTCTACAACAACTTCCTGGAGGACGCTCCGGGCACGGACATCAAGTCGTCGTACGGCAACTACTCGCGCGGCGCGACGAAGATGGTCCTGGAGAACTCCCTCTTCCAGGGCATCAAGAACCCCGTCATCAAGGACAGCGCCGCCGCGATCGTCCAGCGCGGGAACTCCTTCTCCGGCACCAGCGGGCGCAACGAGAGCGGCGGGACCGCCTTCGATCCGAAGGCCTACTACCCCTACTCCCTCGACAAGGCCGCCGACCTGCCGTCGATCCTCAGGTCCGGTGCCGGGCCGCGTGCCTCCATCGGCACGACCGCCGCCGCCTCCACCAAGGCAGCCGCCGCGACCACCCTCACCGTCGCCAAGGACGGCAGCGGGCAGTACACGACCGTCCAGGCCGCCGTGAACGCCGTACCCGCCAACAACCCCTCGCGCGTGGTGATCGCCGTGAAGCCGGGGACGTACCGGGAGACGGTGAGGGTCCCCTCCAACAAACCGCACGTCACCATCCAGGGCACCGGCGGCAGCCGCAAGGACACGACGATCGTCTACAACAACGCGTCCGGGACGCCGAAGCCCGGCGGCGGCACGTACGGCACGGGCGGCAGCGCCACCGTCGCCGTCGAGGCCGACGACTTCCAGGCGCGGAACCTGACCATCTCCAACGACTTCGACGAGAAGGCCAACCAGAACCTGAGCGGGCAGCAGGCCGTCGCCCTGCGGACCGCCGCCGACAAGGTGTTCCTGGACGGGATCATCGTCAGCGGCGACCAGGACACGCTGCTGCTCGACACCGCCGCCAAGGACAAGCTGGGACGGGTCTACGTCAGCAACTCGTACGTCATCGGGAACGTCGACTTCATCTTCGGGCGGGCCACGGCCGTCGTCGACAAGTCCGTCATCACGCTGAAGAAGCGCTGGAACGGCGACTCGGCCGGTTACGTCACCGCGCCGAGCACCGCCGCGAACCGCAAGGGCATCCTGATCGCCAACTCCACGGTGAACGGCGATGTGTCGAACGGCAGCTTCTACCTCGGCCGGCCCTGGCACGCGGGCGGTGACGCCTCGCTCGACCCGCAGACCACGGTCCGCAACACCAACCTGAGTGCCGCGATCAAGTCCACGCCGTGGACCGACATGAGCGGCTTCTCGTGGAAGGACGACCGGTTCGCCGAGTACAAGAACACCGGTGCGGGGGCGGGTCCGGCGACCTCCGACCGGCCGCACCTGACCGACGCGCAGGCCGCGAACCAGGAGGTCGCGGACTGGCTCGCGGGCTGGACGCCCTCGGCGTCCTGA
- a CDS encoding glycoside hydrolase family 5 protein has protein sequence MSRKTHRGIAGLGALLACVTAFGGALASPAAASPTAPPPVSDFKGVNWADPRDNYAHDAVVPSGLSTSDSYATTYAKSTAIIGGFSKLGANTVRLPVNPTSVNGPFWKSYRGAIDAATAKGFKVILGYWEADNAKDGKIDNQASWDQMWARITSAYARNSKVYFEPMNEPFGYTAQEWTDIAAKWVATHGNVPRDRILIGGYKYSEDVKPVCADPRLKGTRLALHNYGFWHTDWTSVDQWKQDFKARIGDCASRTILDEFGASMTTGLDYNGPVNGSNEVAYIQAATDTIRELGLGSVYWPGLRNGDTYSLTTLQGTGTNLSLTVNNQSGLDRLHYAWNQ, from the coding sequence GTGTCACGAAAGACTCATAGGGGGATAGCCGGCCTGGGGGCGCTGCTCGCCTGCGTCACGGCATTCGGCGGAGCACTCGCCTCCCCCGCAGCCGCCTCCCCCACCGCCCCGCCGCCCGTCAGCGACTTCAAGGGCGTCAACTGGGCCGACCCGCGCGACAACTACGCGCACGACGCGGTCGTGCCCTCGGGCCTGTCCACCTCCGACAGCTACGCCACCACGTACGCCAAGTCCACGGCGATCATCGGCGGATTCTCCAAGCTGGGCGCCAACACCGTCCGCCTCCCGGTCAACCCCACCTCCGTGAACGGCCCGTTCTGGAAGTCGTACCGGGGCGCGATCGACGCCGCCACCGCCAAGGGCTTCAAGGTCATCCTGGGCTACTGGGAGGCCGACAACGCCAAGGACGGCAAGATCGACAACCAGGCGTCCTGGGACCAGATGTGGGCGCGGATCACCTCCGCCTACGCCCGCAACTCCAAGGTGTACTTCGAGCCGATGAACGAGCCGTTCGGCTACACCGCCCAGGAGTGGACCGACATCGCCGCGAAGTGGGTGGCCACCCACGGCAACGTGCCCCGCGACCGGATCCTGATCGGCGGCTACAAGTACAGCGAGGACGTCAAGCCGGTGTGCGCCGACCCGCGCCTCAAGGGCACCCGCCTGGCCCTGCACAACTACGGGTTCTGGCACACCGACTGGACCAGCGTCGACCAGTGGAAGCAGGACTTCAAGGCGCGCATCGGCGACTGCGCGTCGCGCACGATCCTCGACGAGTTCGGCGCGTCCATGACGACCGGCCTGGACTACAACGGCCCGGTCAACGGCTCCAACGAGGTCGCGTACATCCAGGCCGCGACCGACACCATCCGCGAGCTGGGCCTGGGCTCCGTCTACTGGCCCGGCCTGCGCAACGGTGACACCTACTCCCTCACCACGCTCCAGGGCACGGGCACGAACCTCAGCCTGACGGTGAACAACCAGAGCGGCCTGGACCGGCTGCACTACGCCTGGAACCAGTAG